One window of the Streptococcus parasanguinis ATCC 15912 genome contains the following:
- a CDS encoding energy-coupling factor ABC transporter ATP-binding protein: protein MKQIIELKNVSFRYDKTVEEYQIDTVSFHVKQGEWLSIVGHNGSGKSTVVRLIDGLLEAESGEIYIDGKKLTRETIWEIRSKIGIVFQNPDNQFVGATVEDDVAFGLENQGIPRGEMLQRVEKAIDQVGMLKFKDREPSRLSGGQKQRVAIAGIIALRPTIIILDEATSMLDPEGREDLMAVMRELQKKFQLTIISITHDLSEIALSDRTLVFQKGKLESSMTPRELFSRNDLNEIGLDKPFSKQVQESLSSHFPLKQDYLTESELLDQLWEFL from the coding sequence ATGAAACAGATTATTGAGCTAAAAAATGTATCCTTTCGATACGATAAAACAGTAGAAGAATATCAAATTGACACGGTTTCGTTTCACGTGAAACAAGGAGAGTGGCTTTCGATTGTCGGACACAATGGTAGTGGGAAATCTACAGTTGTACGCTTGATTGATGGTCTTTTGGAAGCTGAGTCTGGTGAGATTTACATTGATGGAAAAAAACTGACTCGTGAAACTATATGGGAAATCCGTAGTAAAATTGGAATTGTATTTCAGAATCCTGACAACCAATTTGTTGGTGCGACAGTAGAAGATGATGTAGCCTTTGGTTTAGAAAATCAAGGAATTCCACGGGGAGAAATGCTTCAACGTGTGGAAAAGGCTATTGACCAAGTTGGTATGCTGAAGTTTAAAGATCGTGAACCATCTCGTTTGTCAGGTGGTCAAAAGCAACGAGTGGCTATAGCAGGTATTATCGCCTTGAGACCAACTATTATTATCCTTGATGAAGCAACTAGTATGTTAGATCCGGAAGGCCGAGAGGACCTAATGGCAGTAATGAGAGAACTTCAGAAAAAGTTCCAATTAACGATTATCTCCATTACCCATGATTTATCCGAAATTGCCTTAAGTGATCGAACACTCGTGTTTCAAAAAGGAAAACTAGAGTCTTCTATGACGCCGCGGGAATTGTTTTCAAGAAATGATCTGAATGAGATTGGACTAGATAAGCCTTTTAGTAAGCAGGTCCAAGAATCTCTCAGCTCGCATTTTCCGCTAAAGCAGGACTATCTAACAGAAAGTGAGTTATTAGACCAACTATGGGAATTTCTTTAA
- the pgsA gene encoding CDP-diacylglycerol--glycerol-3-phosphate 3-phosphatidyltransferase: MKKENIPNALTLIRVVMIPIFIAILSLSHSYLGHIVAAVIFAIASITDYLDGFLARKWNVVSNFGKFADPMADKLLVMSAFIMMIELKMVPAWIAAVIICRELAVTGLRLLLVETGGTVLAAAMPGKIKTFSQMFAIIFLLCHWTLPGQVLLYIALIFTIYSGYDYFKGSSYLFKDTFK; this comes from the coding sequence ATGAAAAAAGAAAATATTCCTAATGCATTGACATTAATTCGGGTTGTGATGATTCCTATTTTTATTGCTATTTTAAGTTTAAGTCATTCTTATCTAGGACATATTGTAGCAGCAGTTATTTTTGCAATTGCAAGTATTACAGATTATTTGGATGGCTTTCTAGCACGAAAATGGAATGTGGTTAGTAATTTTGGTAAATTTGCAGATCCAATGGCGGATAAATTATTGGTTATGTCAGCCTTTATCATGATGATTGAATTAAAAATGGTTCCTGCTTGGATTGCAGCCGTTATCATTTGTCGTGAGTTAGCTGTTACTGGTTTGCGTCTTCTACTTGTTGAGACAGGTGGTACAGTTCTTGCTGCAGCTATGCCAGGAAAAATTAAAACCTTTAGCCAAATGTTTGCCATTATCTTTTTGCTTTGCCATTGGACTCTTCCAGGGCAAGTGTTGCTTTATATTGCATTGATTTTCACAATTTATTCTGGTTACGACTACTTTAAGGGAAGTAGTTATCTCTTTAAAGACACATTTAAATAA
- a CDS encoding helix-turn-helix domain-containing protein: MKKRTIGQVLRLSRVNLHLSLQDVSNKTAIEIPYIEALENDEFDLLPSPFYAQIYLKKLSWALGLDESILLTAFREGKELLFDEEILVDDEELHSRKLRQKASWLPILYYLLISFAILGFVIYIVYFYGFTASVK, encoded by the coding sequence ATGAAGAAGAGAACAATTGGTCAGGTATTAAGACTGTCAAGAGTAAATTTACATTTAAGTTTACAGGACGTGTCAAATAAGACAGCCATTGAAATTCCTTATATAGAAGCGTTGGAAAACGATGAGTTTGATCTACTACCAAGTCCGTTTTATGCCCAGATCTATCTAAAAAAGCTATCATGGGCTTTGGGGTTAGATGAGTCCATTCTATTGACAGCTTTTCGTGAAGGAAAAGAGTTGTTATTTGATGAAGAAATCCTTGTAGATGACGAAGAGCTTCATTCAAGGAAATTAAGACAGAAAGCAAGCTGGTTACCAATCTTGTATTATCTACTAATTAGCTTTGCTATTCTTGGTTTTGTGATTTATATCGTATATTTTTATGGATTTACAGCATCTGTAAAATAG
- the trpS gene encoding tryptophan--tRNA ligase translates to MTKPIILTGDRPTGKLHIGHYVGSLKNRVLLQNKDEYNMFVFLADQQALTDHAKDPKTIVESIGNVALDYLAAGLDPEKVTIFIQSQIPELAELTMYYMNLVSLARLERNPTVKTEISQKGFGESIPTGFLVYPISQAADITAFKANFVPVGNDQKPMIEQTREIVRSFNHAYNTDTLVEPEGIYPENEAAGRLPGLDGNAKMSKSLNNGIYLADDADTLKKKVMSMYTDPDHIKVEDPGKIEGNMVFHYLDVFGRPEDAAEIAEMKEHYQRGGLGDVKTKRYLLEILDRELRPIRERRLEFAKDMGEVYSILEKGSERARNVAAQTLDEVKSAMGITYFKK, encoded by the coding sequence ATGACAAAACCCATCATTTTGACAGGAGATAGACCAACAGGAAAACTCCACATTGGCCACTATGTTGGTTCTTTAAAAAATCGGGTCTTGCTACAGAATAAAGACGAATATAATATGTTTGTTTTTTTGGCAGACCAGCAAGCTTTGACGGATCATGCAAAAGATCCAAAAACGATTGTGGAGTCTATTGGAAATGTCGCTTTGGACTATCTTGCAGCTGGACTAGATCCTGAAAAAGTAACGATTTTCATTCAAAGTCAGATCCCTGAACTGGCAGAATTGACCATGTACTACATGAATCTTGTATCTTTGGCACGACTTGAAAGAAACCCAACTGTAAAAACCGAGATTTCTCAAAAAGGTTTTGGTGAGAGTATACCTACAGGATTTTTGGTATATCCTATTTCGCAAGCAGCCGATATTACGGCATTTAAAGCGAATTTTGTTCCGGTAGGAAATGACCAAAAGCCAATGATTGAACAAACTCGTGAGATTGTTCGTTCCTTTAACCATGCTTACAATACAGATACTTTGGTGGAGCCAGAAGGGATTTATCCTGAAAATGAAGCAGCAGGGCGCTTACCTGGTTTAGATGGAAATGCTAAAATGTCTAAATCGTTGAATAATGGCATTTACCTAGCTGATGATGCAGATACTTTAAAGAAAAAAGTGATGAGTATGTATACTGATCCTGATCATATTAAAGTAGAGGATCCAGGAAAAATTGAAGGTAATATGGTCTTTCATTACCTGGATGTATTTGGCCGTCCAGAAGATGCAGCTGAAATTGCAGAAATGAAAGAACATTATCAACGTGGTGGACTTGGTGATGTAAAGACCAAACGATATCTTTTAGAAATTTTAGATCGTGAATTAAGACCGATTCGTGAAAGACGTCTTGAGTTTGCAAAGGATATGGGCGAAGTCTACTCTATTCTTGAAAAAGGAAGTGAGCGCGCTCGAAATGTAGCAGCTCAAACACTGGATGAAGTAAAATCTGCGATGGGAATTACCTATTTTAAAAAATAA
- the guaB gene encoding IMP dehydrogenase yields the protein MSNWDTKFLKKGFTFDDVLLIPAESHVLPNDADLSTQLASNLRLNIPIITAAMDTVTESQMAIAMARAGGLGVIHKNMSIEQQADEVRKVKRSENGVIIDPFYLTPSHTIAEADELMGRYRISGVPVVETLENRKLVGILTNRDLRFISDYNQPISNHMTSENLVTAPVGTDLETAERILQEHRIEKLPLVDENGRLSGLITIKDIEKVIEFPNAAKDEFGRLLVAGAVGVTSDTFERAEALFEAGADAIVIDTAHGHSAGVLRKIAEIRAHFPDRTLIAGNIATAEGARALFDAGVDVVKVGIGPGSICTTRVVAGVGVPQVTAIYDAAAVAREYGKTIIADGGIKYSGDIVKALAAGGNAVMLGSMLAGTDEAPGETEIFQGRKFKTYRGMGSIAAMKKGSSDRYFQGSVNEANKLVPEGIEGRVAYKGSVADMVFQMIGGIRSGMGYVGAATIQDLHDHAQFVEMSGAGLKESHPHDVQITNEAPNYSAQ from the coding sequence ATGTCTAATTGGGACACAAAGTTTTTAAAAAAAGGGTTTACATTTGATGACGTGCTTTTGATTCCAGCAGAAAGTCACGTATTGCCTAATGATGCAGATTTAAGTACACAATTAGCAAGTAATTTACGCTTGAATATCCCAATCATTACTGCTGCTATGGATACGGTGACTGAAAGTCAAATGGCAATTGCTATGGCACGTGCTGGTGGACTTGGTGTTATCCATAAAAACATGTCAATTGAGCAACAGGCAGATGAAGTACGCAAAGTAAAACGCTCTGAAAATGGGGTTATCATTGATCCGTTCTATTTGACTCCGTCTCATACAATTGCAGAAGCAGATGAGTTGATGGGACGATACCGAATCAGTGGTGTTCCTGTTGTTGAAACACTTGAAAATCGTAAATTAGTTGGTATCCTTACAAACCGGGATTTGCGTTTTATTTCTGATTACAATCAACCTATTTCAAATCATATGACAAGTGAAAATTTGGTGACTGCACCGGTTGGAACTGATTTGGAAACAGCTGAACGCATTCTACAAGAGCACCGTATTGAAAAATTACCATTGGTAGATGAAAATGGTCGTCTTTCTGGCTTGATTACAATCAAAGATATTGAAAAAGTTATCGAGTTCCCAAATGCGGCTAAGGATGAATTTGGTCGTTTGCTTGTGGCTGGTGCCGTAGGGGTTACTTCAGATACTTTTGAACGTGCAGAAGCTCTTTTTGAAGCTGGTGCAGACGCAATTGTCATTGATACTGCTCATGGACATTCTGCGGGTGTTCTTCGTAAGATTGCAGAAATTCGTGCTCACTTCCCAGATCGTACCTTGATTGCAGGAAATATTGCAACTGCTGAAGGTGCTCGTGCATTATTTGATGCAGGGGTAGATGTAGTTAAGGTCGGAATTGGTCCAGGATCAATCTGTACAACTCGTGTTGTTGCAGGGGTTGGTGTTCCTCAAGTGACTGCCATTTATGATGCAGCCGCTGTAGCTCGTGAATATGGAAAAACGATCATTGCTGATGGTGGTATCAAGTATTCAGGAGATATTGTCAAAGCACTCGCAGCTGGTGGAAATGCGGTTATGCTTGGCTCAATGCTTGCAGGTACAGATGAAGCACCAGGTGAAACAGAAATCTTCCAAGGTCGTAAATTTAAAACATACCGTGGTATGGGATCTATTGCAGCAATGAAGAAAGGTTCTAGCGACCGTTACTTCCAAGGATCTGTCAATGAAGCCAATAAATTGGTCCCTGAAGGAATTGAAGGACGCGTTGCTTATAAAGGATCTGTAGCAGATATGGTCTTCCAAATGATCGGTGGTATTCGTTCAGGTATGGGTTATGTTGGTGCAGCAACTATTCAAGATTTACATGATCATGCACAATTTGTCGAAATGAGTGGTGCCGGATTGAAAGAAAGCCATCCTCATGATGTGCAAATTACAAACGAGGCGCCTAACTACTCAGCACAATAA
- a CDS encoding ATP-binding cassette domain-containing protein produces the protein MLTVSDVSLRFSDRKLFDDVNINFTEGNTYGLIGANGAGKSTFLKILAGDIEPTTGHISLGPDERLSVLRQNHFDYEDERVIDVVIMGNEKLYNIMKEKDAIYMKEDFSDEDGVRAAELEGEFAELGGWEAESEASQLLQHLNISEDLHYQTMSELANGDKVKVLLAKALFGKPDVLLLDEPTNGLDIQSITWLEDFLIDFENTVIVVSHDRHFLNKVCTHMADLDFGKIKLYVGNYDFWKESSELAAKLQADRNAKAEEKIKQLQEFVARFSANASKSKQATSRKKMLDKIELEEIVPSSRKYPFINFKAEREIGNDLLTVENLSVKIDGETILDNISFILRPGDKTALIGQNDIQTTALIRALMDDIEYEGTVKWGVTTSRSYLPKDNSRDFAGGESILDWLRQFASKEEDDNTFLRGFLGRMLFSGDEVNKSVNVLSGGEKVRVMLSKLMLLKSNVLVLDDPTNHLDLESISSLNDGLKNFKESIIFASHDHEFIQTLANHIIVLSKNGVIDRIDETYDEFLENEEVQAKVKELWSQ, from the coding sequence TTGCTTACAGTATCAGACGTCTCACTACGTTTTAGTGATCGAAAATTGTTTGACGATGTCAATATCAACTTTACAGAAGGAAATACATACGGTCTTATCGGTGCCAACGGTGCTGGAAAGTCAACCTTTTTAAAAATTTTAGCTGGAGATATTGAACCAACAACTGGTCATATTTCTCTTGGCCCTGATGAACGTTTGTCCGTTTTGCGTCAAAATCACTTTGACTACGAAGACGAACGGGTCATTGATGTTGTCATTATGGGAAATGAAAAGCTCTACAACATTATGAAAGAGAAAGATGCTATCTACATGAAAGAAGATTTCTCTGATGAAGATGGTGTCCGTGCAGCTGAACTTGAAGGTGAATTTGCCGAACTCGGTGGATGGGAAGCAGAAAGTGAAGCATCTCAATTGCTTCAACATCTAAATATTTCAGAAGACCTTCATTATCAAACTATGAGCGAGTTAGCCAATGGGGATAAAGTGAAAGTTCTCCTAGCTAAGGCACTTTTTGGTAAACCAGATGTTCTTCTTTTGGACGAGCCGACCAATGGATTGGATATCCAGTCCATTACCTGGTTAGAAGATTTTCTGATTGATTTTGAAAATACAGTTATAGTTGTATCCCATGACCGCCACTTTTTGAATAAAGTCTGCACTCATATGGCGGATCTCGACTTTGGAAAAATCAAACTTTACGTCGGAAACTATGATTTCTGGAAAGAATCTTCTGAACTTGCAGCAAAATTACAAGCAGATAGAAATGCAAAAGCTGAAGAAAAAATTAAACAATTACAAGAGTTTGTCGCACGTTTCTCAGCCAACGCTTCAAAATCAAAACAAGCAACTTCGCGTAAAAAAATGCTTGACAAGATTGAACTTGAGGAAATTGTTCCATCTAGTCGGAAGTACCCATTTATCAACTTTAAAGCAGAGCGCGAAATTGGTAACGATCTCTTGACAGTTGAAAATCTTTCTGTCAAGATTGATGGAGAAACCATCCTTGACAATATCAGCTTTATCTTACGTCCTGGTGACAAAACCGCCCTTATCGGACAGAACGATATTCAAACAACCGCTTTGATCCGTGCATTGATGGATGATATTGAATATGAAGGAACTGTCAAGTGGGGAGTTACAACTAGTCGATCTTATCTACCAAAAGACAACAGCCGGGATTTTGCAGGTGGTGAAAGTATTCTTGATTGGCTTCGTCAATTTGCAAGTAAAGAAGAAGATGACAATACTTTCCTTCGTGGTTTCTTAGGACGTATGCTCTTTTCGGGTGACGAAGTTAACAAGTCTGTCAACGTCTTGTCAGGGGGAGAAAAAGTTCGTGTCATGTTGTCTAAATTGATGCTCCTCAAGTCAAATGTTCTTGTACTGGATGATCCAACCAATCACTTGGATTTGGAGTCTATTTCAAGTTTGAATGATGGATTGAAGAATTTTAAAGAATCGATTATCTTTGCCAGCCATGACCACGAATTCATTCAAACACTCGCCAACCATATTATCGTTCTTTCAAAAAACGGCGTAATCGATCGCATTGATGAAACCTATGATGAGTTTCTTGAAAATGAAGAAGTTCAAGCAAAAGTGAAAGAACTTTGGAGTCAATAA
- the yaaA gene encoding S4 domain-containing protein YaaA, with the protein MNYKLFDDFITLQAILKELGIIQSGGAIKAFLQEKEVFVNGELEQRRGRKLRVNDQINIPELSMTITILEPSQEEIEEHLKEKEEKERVAELVKQLNQQQKKQPTKTNKKEKAIRFPGIS; encoded by the coding sequence ATGAATTACAAATTATTTGATGACTTTATTACATTGCAAGCAATCTTAAAAGAACTCGGTATTATACAGAGTGGTGGTGCAATCAAAGCCTTTCTTCAAGAAAAAGAAGTCTTTGTTAATGGTGAATTAGAACAACGGAGAGGCCGTAAACTTCGTGTCAACGATCAAATTAACATTCCTGAACTGAGCATGACTATCACCATTCTTGAACCTTCTCAAGAGGAAATAGAAGAGCATCTTAAAGAGAAGGAAGAAAAGGAACGTGTTGCTGAACTTGTCAAGCAACTCAATCAACAACAAAAGAAACAACCGACAAAGACTAACAAAAAAGAAAAAGCAATTCGCTTTCCTGGTATCTCGTAA
- the yfmH gene encoding EF-P 5-aminopentanol modification-associated protein YfmH: MKIKEKYYESVGEQVYFTRLSNGLTIHLIPKEDYYETYGMITTKFGSVDTRILVNGDERQYPAGIAHFLEHKVFEDEKGQDYLTKFVHLGSESNAFTSFTKTSYLFSTTSKVPENIQLLLEMVSKASFTEKSVSKEREIIQQEIGMYQDSPDYRLFFGALENLYPGTPLADDIAGTRDSISDITIDNLHENFDLFYHPSQMHLLVIGKFDVDPILQVLKEYDQISQLPSIKMERFPVEKNEVKLNQSCRMDVATPKLAIGIRGNDDIKEEEKFRYKLMLKLLFSMMFGWTSQRFQSLYEAGKIDNSLTLEVEVEELFHFVILTMDTKEPVSLSHQFRSAIKQFDKDPDVNQEHLDTIKSEMFGDFLQGLNSLEYSATQFDYFSDGSTSYDLPKILQSISLQDIIKLGHKFIDQAEMVDYMIFQK, translated from the coding sequence TTGAAAATTAAAGAAAAATACTATGAATCAGTAGGCGAGCAGGTCTACTTTACACGCTTGTCAAACGGATTGACCATTCATTTAATCCCAAAAGAAGATTATTATGAAACCTATGGAATGATCACAACCAAATTTGGTTCAGTGGACACACGAATTCTAGTGAATGGTGATGAAAGACAATATCCTGCAGGAATTGCTCATTTTCTAGAACACAAAGTATTTGAAGATGAAAAAGGTCAAGATTATCTAACAAAATTTGTTCATTTAGGATCGGAAAGTAATGCCTTTACAAGCTTTACAAAGACAAGTTATCTTTTCTCAACAACTTCAAAAGTCCCTGAAAATATTCAATTGTTATTGGAGATGGTTTCAAAGGCTTCCTTTACAGAAAAATCTGTATCTAAGGAAAGAGAAATCATTCAACAAGAGATTGGAATGTACCAAGATAGTCCAGACTATCGATTGTTTTTTGGTGCTTTAGAAAATTTATATCCTGGAACACCGTTAGCAGATGATATTGCTGGGACAAGAGACTCAATTTCTGATATTACAATCGATAATCTCCATGAAAATTTTGATCTATTCTATCATCCCTCTCAAATGCACTTATTAGTGATAGGAAAATTCGATGTTGATCCGATATTACAAGTTTTAAAAGAATATGATCAAATTTCCCAACTTCCTTCGATCAAGATGGAACGTTTTCCTGTAGAAAAAAACGAAGTGAAACTGAATCAATCCTGCAGAATGGATGTGGCGACTCCTAAATTGGCAATTGGAATTCGGGGAAATGATGACATTAAAGAAGAGGAAAAATTCCGCTATAAATTAATGTTAAAATTACTATTTTCGATGATGTTTGGTTGGACTTCGCAACGGTTTCAAAGTTTATATGAAGCAGGGAAGATTGACAACTCATTGACACTCGAAGTGGAGGTTGAAGAATTATTTCATTTTGTTATTTTGACAATGGATACCAAAGAACCAGTCTCCTTATCTCATCAATTTAGGTCAGCTATCAAACAATTTGATAAGGATCCAGATGTGAATCAGGAACATTTGGATACGATTAAAAGCGAAATGTTTGGTGATTTCTTACAAGGTTTAAATTCGCTTGAGTATAGTGCAACTCAGTTTGATTATTTTTCAGACGGTAGCACATCTTATGATCTTCCAAAGATTTTACAAAGTATTAGTTTACAAGATATCATCAAATTAGGTCATAAATTCATTGATCAGGCTGAGATGGTTGACTATATGATTTTTCAAAAGTAG
- the yfmF gene encoding EF-P 5-aminopentanol modification-associated protein YfmF: MELVKGVNLHFLQSKKFKTNKIKVRFSSPLDENTVAARVLAACMMETANQKYPTSQLFREKLASLYGVELSTSVSKRGRVHYVDLNISFVRDDFLSKKNVLTDEVLDIIETIFFLPLVVEDHFDSDTFDVEKKNTISDLESEIEEPYYYAHGQLNQLFFEDETIGMSRLGKVDLVRQETAQSSLEQFHQMLQLDNIDFFFIGDFNEVAIVDRVNQFEFKPRDNNLSVNYQQPFTNVVREKLEQKQNQQSILELGYHFSTQYGESLHIPLVVLNGMLGAFSHSRLFQVIREKEGLAYTISSHFDIFTGFMRVFAGIDKGSRTKVMTLIMKQLNDLKRGKFTESELQLTKEMLINTTLLAQDRQNTLIEREYLKTMLGKKVLSLEEWLESINKVSKEEIIETAKTINLQSVYFMEGK; the protein is encoded by the coding sequence ATGGAATTAGTAAAGGGCGTGAATCTTCACTTTCTTCAATCAAAAAAATTTAAAACCAATAAAATTAAGGTCCGTTTTTCATCGCCATTAGATGAAAATACCGTGGCTGCGCGTGTTTTGGCAGCTTGTATGATGGAAACTGCAAATCAAAAATATCCAACTTCACAATTATTCCGTGAAAAATTAGCGAGTCTATACGGGGTAGAATTGTCAACGTCAGTCTCTAAGAGGGGGCGTGTTCATTATGTTGATTTGAATATTTCCTTTGTGCGCGATGATTTTTTGAGCAAGAAAAATGTTCTTACTGATGAGGTTTTGGACATTATAGAAACCATCTTCTTTTTACCTTTGGTAGTAGAAGATCACTTTGACAGTGATACCTTTGACGTTGAAAAGAAAAATACAATTTCCGATTTGGAGTCGGAAATTGAAGAGCCTTATTATTATGCACATGGGCAATTGAATCAACTATTTTTTGAAGACGAAACAATCGGGATGTCAAGATTGGGGAAAGTTGATTTAGTGAGACAAGAGACAGCTCAAAGTTCTCTTGAACAGTTTCATCAGATGCTCCAATTAGATAACATTGACTTCTTTTTCATAGGCGATTTTAATGAGGTCGCTATTGTGGATCGAGTGAACCAGTTTGAATTCAAGCCACGTGATAACAATTTGTCTGTCAACTATCAACAACCTTTTACAAATGTTGTTAGAGAAAAGTTAGAGCAAAAACAAAATCAACAATCTATTTTAGAATTAGGTTATCATTTTTCTACCCAGTATGGAGAATCTCTCCATATCCCACTAGTTGTATTAAATGGGATGCTGGGAGCTTTCTCGCATTCAAGACTTTTTCAAGTAATTCGTGAGAAAGAAGGTCTTGCTTATACCATCTCTAGCCATTTTGATATTTTTACAGGCTTTATGAGAGTTTTTGCAGGCATTGATAAGGGATCTCGTACCAAAGTAATGACTTTGATTATGAAACAGTTGAATGATTTAAAACGAGGCAAGTTTACAGAGTCAGAGCTTCAATTGACAAAAGAAATGTTGATAAATACGACCTTATTAGCACAGGATCGACAAAATACCCTGATTGAAAGGGAATATCTGAAAACGATGCTTGGAAAGAAGGTTCTTTCTCTAGAAGAGTGGTTAGAATCTATCAATAAGGTTAGTAAAGAAGAAATTATTGAGACGGCAAAAACAATTAATTTACAGTCTGTTTATTTTATGGAAGGAAAGTAG
- the recF gene encoding DNA replication/repair protein RecF (All proteins in this family for which functions are known are DNA-binding proteins that assist the filamentation of RecA onto DNA for the initiation of recombination or recombinational repair.) yields the protein MWLKQLSIQHFRNYQELEVEFHPGLNIFLGQNAQGKTNILESIYFLALTRSHRTRNDRDLIYFESTDFKVSGQLQRETGPLPLEISLTPKGRITKVNHLKQAKLSNYIGHMNVVLFAPEDLQLIKGSPAGRRKFIDIELGQMKPLYLSDLSQYNHVLKQRNSYLKNSEKIDATFLEVLDSQLASFGSRVIYHRLEFIKKLEAKAKEKHTRLSDNKEDLSIQYQSTVFSEDGNDIEEQFLSMLEKNRQKDIFRKTTSIGPHRDDLAFFINNMNATFGSQGQHRSVVLSLKLAEIELMEEITREKPILLLDDVMSELDNYRQLQLLETISNNIQTFITTTTLDHLKELPEELKIFTIQAGHIKTAS from the coding sequence ATGTGGTTAAAACAGTTATCCATTCAACATTTTCGTAATTATCAAGAACTAGAAGTCGAGTTTCATCCTGGATTAAATATTTTCCTAGGTCAAAATGCTCAAGGAAAGACCAATATTCTCGAATCAATTTATTTTCTAGCTTTAACCAGAAGTCATCGAACACGAAATGATAGAGATCTCATCTATTTTGAATCCACAGATTTTAAAGTTTCTGGTCAATTACAAAGAGAAACTGGTCCTCTTCCATTGGAAATCTCCTTGACACCAAAAGGTCGGATAACTAAGGTAAATCATTTGAAACAAGCCAAATTATCGAACTATATTGGCCATATGAATGTTGTCCTTTTCGCACCCGAAGATTTGCAACTGATCAAAGGATCACCTGCAGGACGTCGAAAGTTTATTGACATTGAATTAGGTCAGATGAAACCTCTCTATTTATCCGACTTATCTCAATACAACCATGTACTGAAACAAAGAAATAGTTACCTAAAAAATTCGGAAAAAATTGATGCTACATTTTTGGAAGTCTTAGATTCACAACTAGCTAGTTTTGGAAGTCGCGTCATCTATCATCGGCTTGAGTTTATTAAAAAATTAGAAGCTAAAGCAAAAGAAAAACACACTCGACTTTCTGACAACAAAGAAGACCTATCGATTCAATATCAGTCAACTGTTTTTTCTGAAGATGGAAATGATATAGAAGAGCAGTTTCTCTCTATGTTGGAAAAAAACCGTCAGAAGGATATTTTTAGAAAAACAACAAGCATTGGACCCCACAGGGATGATTTGGCATTTTTTATCAATAATATGAATGCTACCTTTGGTAGTCAAGGCCAGCATCGAAGTGTTGTTCTCTCTCTAAAATTAGCAGAAATCGAATTGATGGAAGAAATCACAAGAGAAAAGCCTATTTTATTACTTGACGATGTCATGAGCGAACTTGACAATTATCGTCAACTTCAACTACTTGAAACTATCTCTAATAATATTCAAACATTTATTACAACGACAACTCTTGATCATTTAAAAGAACTGCCTGAGGAGTTGAAAATTTTTACTATTCAAGCCGGTCATATCAAAACAGCATCTTGA